A stretch of Rhinoderma darwinii isolate aRhiDar2 chromosome 4, aRhiDar2.hap1, whole genome shotgun sequence DNA encodes these proteins:
- the LOC142760411 gene encoding LOW QUALITY PROTEIN: uncharacterized protein LOC142760411 (The sequence of the model RefSeq protein was modified relative to this genomic sequence to represent the inferred CDS: inserted 1 base in 1 codon; substituted 1 base at 1 genomic stop codon), translated as TTTIEHGIHTGAAPPIREPYRNIPPALYREVKELLHKMLDGQVIQESQSPWAAPIVLVRKKDGSLRFCVDYRKLNACTHRDAYPLPRVEESSTAMQEARYYTTLDLSSGYWQVPMKEADKEKTAFITPSGLFEFNRMPFGLTNAPSTFQRLMEHRLGDLNYESVLIYLDDIVIFSKTFPEHLRHLQVVLERLGRYGLKLKPSKCRLGRQQIKYLGHVVNATGIAPDPDKIKAIQEWAIPQNTTEVRAYLGLVGYYRRYIRDFSKIASPLNQLLCGQPTQKKGSRSPSVVEQWQEPQQAAFEALKARLVTAPILAFADFAQPFRLYTDASLKGLGAVLAQQQEDVERVIAYGSRSLRPSERNPTNYSSFRLELLAIVWAVTERFAEYLVGSQVEIYTDNNPLAYLGTAKLGAMEQRWIARLARFNYTIRYKPGKNHTNADALSQQQRVVTAIQGIEDLTEMYDRAEWKKRQQQDQDIQTIDKWVRWQGRPTAAERSRLSAPAKALVRQLERLEHHDGALYRRVWAPRESRDIWQLVLPIADVKPVCKWMHENRGHFTVEKTVQIIRNHFYAPILERIMEDVYKECTECVLHKATEQPERPMTIVMGEPLELLTIDFLTVQEVTSGHRYALVCLDHFSKFAVVIPTGDQTATTTAAALWKHVILPYGCSRSILSDQGPNFESDLFQELCILHGIRKSRTTPYHPQGNGACERFNRTLLGLLKTIGHERQEQWPEYVDDLVWVYNNTVHRTTGYTPYQLMFGRPSRVPLDLLLETPEVEVNRSPSQWNLSRHQGKKNRRVLRRQILTEIGGRRSGRAAEDEVENCEIDQNLGRIRNLAAMEPSSSGTLPPTPTVMIPMGAALMNIPKFDGKSVSIADWTERVRTEARLFQVPVTHQADLAFNSLKGDARQAVLVLPLEHNDTLEAIISQLESLYGDVTSAADLRKKFYTRVQRNGESLQQFAVGLQGMWSRLVRKDPAGCAALTEPDRIVRDQFVSGLDSRNLRRAVRDLVRVTPAATMSEVLREALKVHREELGEASKALQKVGAPEPSARETGRPEAVFIEFTRDVKEAIRELKTDVAQLRFQGRQTLEAPWIERTAANSLPIPIAGVTWLELEVFNRNFPRAGTHHCLKDAMVMVELMRSLKSTPPWVVGRTVCRITKGMATVRVLNPTQGVIEIPTGTVLANVEMVRPEDVTDPDMAETLKETSLRDEGSEANVNEQTDRLWRQLELDGIAPDTKSEEQLRTLLQRFGWVFAQHEEDFGCTTTIKHGIHTGAVKELLXKMLDGQVIRESQSPWAAPIVLVRKKDGSLRFCVDYRKLNACTHRDAYPLPRVEESLTAMQEARYYTTLDLASGYWQVPMKEADKEKTAFITPSGLFEFNRMPFGLTNAPSTFQRLMEHCLGDLNYESVLIYLDDIVIFSKTFPEHXLQVVLERLGRYGLKLKPSKCRLGHQQIKYLGHVVNATGIAPDPDKIKAIQEWAIPQNTTEVRAYLGLVGYYRRYIRDFSKIASPLNQLPCGQPTQKKGSRSPSVVEQWQEPQQAAFEALKARLVTAPILAFADFAQPFQLYTDASLKGLGAVLAQQQGDMERVIAYGSRSLRPSERNPTNYSSFRLELLDIVWAVTERFAEYLVGSQVEIYTDNNPLAYLGTAKLGATDKGPNFESDLFQELCILHGIRKSRTTPYHPQGNGACERFNRTLLGLLKTIGDERQERWPEYVDVLVCVYNNTVHRTTGYAPYQLMFGRPSRVPLDLLLETPEVEVNRSPSQWVQEHQRRLSATKGEMEKAQPTESLPLVEERQQAFHTGDQVLVRNRRAARGRKLEPRWEKKPYVVVKRVDPGLPVYEVKPEGDQGPSRRLHRNLLRPCTFRTPESVTSSRQEEPQSAPPTNID; from the exons ACCACTACCATCGAACATGGGATTCACACGGGGGCGGCGCCGCCCATCAGAGAGCCATATCGCAATATACCCCCCGCGCTGTATCGAGAGGTAAAAGAGCTCCTCCATAAGATGTTAGACGGACAGGTGATTCAAGAGAGTCAGAGCCCATGGGCAGCCCCGATTGTGctggtaaggaagaaggatgggtCGCTCCGGTTTTGTGTGGATTACCGCAAGTTAAACGCCTGTACTCATAGGGATGCCTACCCACTGCCCCGAGTGGAAGAATCATCAACCGCCATGCAGGAGGCTCGGTACTACACGACGCTCGATTTATcaagtgggtactggcaggtacccATGAAGGAAGCGGATAAGGAGAAGACGGCGTTCATCACTCCCTCAGGCTTGTTCGAATTCAACCGGATGCCGTTCGGGCTAACAAATGCGCCCAGTACTTTCCAACGGCTAATGGAGCATCGTCTGGGAGATCTAAATTATGAGTCAGTCTTGATCTATTTGGACGATATTGTCATTTTTTCAAAGACCTTCCCAGAACACCTGCGGCATCTACAGGTCGTGTTGGAACGATTGGGAAGGTATGGACTCAAACTAaaacccagcaaatgccgactgggccgccagcagatcaaatacttaggccatgtcgtgaatGCAACAGGAATTGCACCTGACCCAGATAAGATTAAAGCCATACAGGAGTGGGCCATTCCGCAGAACACCACGGAAGTACGAGCCTATCTCGGGTTGGTCGGTTACTATCGGAGGTACATCCGAGACTTCTCCAAAATTGCAAGTCCTCTGAATCAGCTCCTCTGTGGACAACCCACCCAAAAGAAGGGGAGCCGAAGCCCCAGTGTAGTGGAACAATGGCAGGAGCCACAACAAGCGGCATTCGAAGCATTGAAGGCACGACTGGTGACCGCACCCATCCTCGCTTTTGCAGACTTCGCCCAACCATTCCGGCTGTACACTGACGCCAGCCTGAAGGGACTAGGAGCGGTCCTGGCCCAGCAGCAAGAGGACGTGGAACGCGTCATTGCCTATGGTAGTCGTAGTCTGCGACCGTCAGAACGCAATCCAaccaattacagctcgttcaggctcgagttattggccatcgtgTGGGCTGTTACCGAACGGTTTGCCGAATATCTGGTCGGTAGTCAAGTGGAAATTTACACGGATAACAATCCCCTGGCGTATCTTGGAACGGCAAAACTGGGAGCGATGGAACAACGATGGATAGCCCGACTGGCtcgattcaactataccattcGTTACAAGCCCGGTAAGAACCATACCAACGCAGATGCACTCTCC cagcagcagcgggtaGTGACAGCAATACAAGGGATTGAGGATCTTACTGAGATGTATGATAGGGCCGAGTGGAAGAAGCGGCAGCAGCAAGACCAGGACATCCAAACCATCGACAAGTGGGTGCGTTGGCAGGGAAGGCCCACGGCAGCGGAGCGAAGCAGGTTGTCAGCACCAGCTAAAGCATTGGTTCGGCAGTTAGAGcgactggaacaccatgatggagcattgtacagaagagtgtgggCCCCACGGGAATCTCGCGACATATGGCAGTTGGTATTGCCCATCGCCGACGTCAAACCCGTGTGCAAGTGGATGCACGAGAACCGAGGTCATTTCACGgtggaaaagactgtacagaTAATCCGGAATCACTTCTATGCTCCAATCTTGGAAAGAATAATGGAAGATGTCTACAAGGAATGCACAGAGTGTGTCCTGCACAAAGCGACGGAACAGCCGGAGAGGCCCATGACCATCGTGATGGGTGAGCCCCTAGAACTGCTGACGATAGACTTTTTAACAGTCCAAGAAGTTACCTCAGGGCACCGATATGCGTTAGTATGCTTGGACCATTTTTCAAAATTTGCCGTGGTGATTCCTACGGGGGACCAGACTGCGACGACTACCGCGGCTGCACTGTGGAAGCATGTCATCCTTCCGTATGGGTGCTCCAGAAGCATCTTGTCGGATCAAGGACCGAATTTTGAGTCTGATCTCTTCCAGGAGCTGTGTATCTTACATGGAATTCGGAAATCCAGAACGACCCCATATCACCCCCAAGGGAATGGGGCTTGCGAACGATTCAATCGCACCTTACTCGGCCTACTAAAGACCATCGGGCATGAACGACAGGAACAGTGGCCTGAATATGTGGACGACCTGGTATGGgtctataacaacactgtgcatcgaACTACCGGGTATACACCATATCAATTAATGTTCGGCCGTCCAAGCCGAGTTCCTTTGGATCTTCTGTTAGAGACGCCGGAGGTGGAAGTCAATCGATCACCGTCACAATGG AATCTGTCACGTCATCAAGGCAAGAAGAACCGCAGAGTGCTCCGCCGACAAATATTGACGGAGATTGGAG GGAGGAGATCTGGACGAGCGGCTGAAGATGAAGTTGAGAACTGTGAGATTGATCAAAATC TCGGCAGGATCCGAAACCTCGCCGCGATGGAACCGTCCAGCAGCGGGACATTACCGCCGACCCCGACTGTCATGATACCCATGGGGGCAGCCCTAATGAACATTCCCAAGTTTGACGGGAAGAGTGTATCGATCGCGGACTGGACGGAACGAGTTCGTACTGAGGCCCGGTTATTCCAGGTACCGGTGACCCACCAAGCCGACCTGGCCTTCAACTCACTCAAAGGGGACGCGAGACAAGCTGTCTTGGTTTTACCGCTAGAACACAATGACACTCTAGAAGCAATCATCAGCCAATTGGAATCCCTCTATGGAGATGTCACCTCAGCCGCCGACCTCCGGAAGAAATTTTATACCAGGGTACAGAGGAACGGGGAATCACTCCAGCAATTTGCGGTAGGATTACAAGGAATGTGGAGTCGACTAGTACGGAAGGATCCCGCGGGGTGCGCAGCCTTAACAGAGCCGGACCGAATAGTGCGAGACCAGTTTGTATCCGGACTAGACAGCCGAAACCTGAGGCGCGCCGTAAGAGACCTCGTCCGGGTAACCCCCGCCGCCACGATGAGTGAGGTGTTACGAGAAGCGCTCAAAGTTCATCGAGAGGAGTTGGGAGAAGCGAGTAAGGCCCTGCAAAAAGTGGGTGCACCCGAGCCATCTGCAAGGGAGACCGGACGGCCAGAAGCGGTGTTCATAGAATTCACCCGGGATGTCAAGGAGGCTATTCGGGAATTGAAGACCGATGTCGCTCAATTAAGA TTCCAAGGTCGACAGACTCTAGAAGCCCCTTGGATTGAACGTACGGCGGCTAATAGCCTTCCAATTCCCATTGCCGGTGTTACGTGGTTAGAATTAGAAGTATTTAATCGTAATTTTCCCCGTGCtg GGACTCATCATTGCTTAAAGGATGCCATGGTCATGGTGGAACTCATGCGAAGTCTCAAGAGTACGCCACCCTGGGTGGTAGGAAGAACGGTGTGTCGGATAACCAAAGGAATGGCGACCGTCAGAGTGCTGAATCCGACCCAAGGGGTGATCGAGATACCGACCGGCACGGTGCTAGCTAATGTTGAGATGGTGAGGCCCGAGGACGTGACGGACCCAGACATGGCCGAAACGTTAAAAGAGACATCGTTGAGAGATGAAGGGAGTGAGGCCAACGTGAACGAGCAGACTGATCGACTGTGGCGCCAACTCGAACTGGACGGAATAGCCCCGGATACCAAGTCAGAGGAGCAACTGAGGACGCTTCTGCAACGCTTCGGCTGGGTTTTCGCTCAGCATGAAGAGGACTTTGGGTGCACCACTACCATCAAACATGGGATTCACACGGGGGCG GTAAAAGAGCTCCTCTAGAAGATGTTAGACGGACAGGTGATTCGAGAGAGTCAGAGCCCATGGGCAGCCCCGATTGTGctggtaaggaagaaggatgggtCACTCCGGTTTTGTGTGGATTACCGCAAGTTGAACGCCTGTACTCATAGGGATGCCTACCCACTGCCCCGAGTGGAAGAATCATTAACCGCCATGCAGGAGGCTCGGTACTACACGACGCTCGATTTAGcaagtgggtactggcaggtacccATGAAGGAAGCGGACAAGGAGAAGACGGCGTTCATCACTCCCTCAGGCTTGTTTGAATTCAATCGGATGCCGTTCGGGCTAACAAATGCGCCCAGTACATTCCAACGGCTAATGGAGCATTGTCTGGGAGATCTAAATTATGAGTCAGTCTTGATCTATTTGGACGATATTGTCATTTTTTCAAAGACCTTCCCAGAAC ATCTACAGGTCGTGTTGGAACGATTGGGAAGGTATGGACTCAAACTAaaacccagcaaatgccgactggGCCACCAGCAGATCAAatacttaggccatgtcgtgaatGCAACAGGAATTGCACCTGACCCAGATAAGATTAAAGCCATACAGGAGTGGGCCATTCCGCAGAACACCACGGAAGTACGAGCCTATCTCGGGTTGGTCGGTTACTATCGGAGGTACATCCGAGACTTCTCCAAAATTGCAAGTCCTCTGAATCAGCTCCCCTGTGGACAACCCACCCAAAAGAAGGGGAGCCGAAGCCCCAGTGTAGTGGAACAATGGCAGGAGCCACAACAAGCGGCATTCGAAGCATTGAAGGCACGACTGGTGACCGCACCCATCCTCGCTTTTGCAGACTTCGCTCAGCCATTCCAGCTGTACACTGACGCCAGCCTGAAGGGACTGGGAGCAGTCCTGGCCCAACAGCAAGGGGACATGGAACGCGTCATCGCCTATGGTAGTCGTAGTCTGCGACCATCAGAACGCAATCCAaccaattacagctcgttcaGGCTCGAGCTATTGGACATCGTGTGGGCTGTTACCGAACGGTTTGCCGAATACCTGGTCGGAAGTCAAGTGGAAATTTACACGGATAACAATCCCCTGGCGTATCTTGGAACGGCAAAACTGGGAGCGA CGGATAAAGGACCGAATTTTGAGTCTGATCTCTTCCAGGAGCTGTGTATCTTACATGGAATTCGGAAATCCAGAACGACCCCATATCACCCCCAAGGGAATGGGGCTTGCGAACGATTCAATCGCACCTTACTCGGCCTACTAAAGACCATCGGGGATGAACGACAGGAACGGTGGCCTGAATATGTGGACGTCCTGGTATGTgtctataacaacactgtgcatcgaACTACCGGGTATGCACCATATCAATTAATGTTTGGCCGACCAAGCCGAGTTCCTTTGGATCTTCTGTTAGAGACGCCGGAGGTGGAAGTCAATCGATCACCGTCACAATGGGTACAGGAACATCAACGACGGTTGAGCGCCACGAAGGG